A portion of the Lysinibacillus timonensis genome contains these proteins:
- the nagZ gene encoding beta-N-acetylhexosaminidase: MKKFLYLFPFLLVLLVGIYVFIQTSGSVNRRIELEHNEVEKSYTQKDFVKEIFTLSEQGRIPDVPYQVGVTKIDEINKALGKPKITDQTDLGQYASYPNDVTVGYQDILVFDLRSYNKQLQEIRLSDIKEVKGEPDEVTYYQDATVDQIILIYDVNSNYQLKWILPKPTEQEKNPVVHHISVYTVPPVSAEVHTLLRNMTLEEKIGQMIFAGVDGTSYDKHAESLIHQYTIGGIIFNKLNLSSPEQTVNYINKLKDENSLNPLPLFLGVDQEGGRVAKLPGNLTYIPDNLQIGKVSNPEFSYEIGRTLAKEVNAFGFNMNFAPILDINSNPHNPVIGDRSFGNNAQLVTKLGIATMKGIQSENTIAVVKHFPGHGDTATDSHLELPTVNKTLEELQQLELIPFKEAIHEGADVVMIAHILLPEIDEKNPSSMSEVIISDILRNQLHFEGVVMTDDMTMQAITNHYDIGLASVQSIRAGSDIIMIAHNYDNVSTVMKHIKDAVSTGEISEERINESVLRIIQLKQKYKLDDSLTKPVDIDLLNKEINNVLNRYK; encoded by the coding sequence ATGAAAAAGTTCCTTTATTTATTTCCATTTCTATTAGTCTTACTAGTTGGCATATATGTATTTATTCAAACTTCAGGATCAGTCAATAGGCGAATCGAGCTTGAACATAACGAAGTAGAAAAGTCATATACTCAAAAGGATTTTGTTAAAGAAATCTTCACCTTATCCGAGCAAGGGAGAATTCCTGATGTACCTTATCAAGTAGGGGTAACTAAAATCGATGAAATTAACAAAGCTTTAGGAAAACCTAAAATAACAGATCAAACAGATCTAGGGCAGTACGCAAGTTATCCAAATGACGTGACGGTTGGGTACCAAGATATACTTGTATTTGATTTGAGATCTTACAATAAACAATTACAAGAAATTCGCTTATCAGATATTAAAGAAGTAAAAGGGGAACCTGATGAAGTTACCTATTATCAGGATGCTACAGTGGATCAAATCATTCTAATTTACGATGTGAATTCAAATTATCAACTAAAATGGATTTTGCCTAAGCCAACTGAACAAGAAAAAAACCCGGTCGTTCATCATATTTCTGTCTATACAGTGCCTCCAGTTAGCGCAGAAGTACATACTTTACTACGCAATATGACACTTGAAGAAAAGATTGGGCAAATGATTTTTGCTGGCGTAGACGGAACAAGTTATGACAAACATGCTGAAAGTTTAATACATCAATATACAATTGGTGGCATTATATTTAATAAATTGAACTTGAGTTCACCCGAACAGACGGTTAATTATATTAATAAGCTGAAAGATGAGAATTCATTAAACCCACTCCCTCTCTTTTTAGGTGTGGATCAAGAAGGTGGACGTGTTGCAAAATTACCTGGAAACCTCACCTATATTCCTGACAATTTGCAGATTGGTAAGGTAAGCAATCCTGAGTTTTCATATGAAATTGGGAGGACCTTAGCAAAAGAAGTGAATGCTTTTGGCTTTAACATGAATTTTGCACCGATTCTAGATATAAACAGTAACCCACATAACCCTGTTATTGGGGACCGCTCCTTTGGTAATAATGCACAACTTGTTACCAAGCTTGGCATAGCAACAATGAAGGGAATTCAGTCTGAAAATACTATTGCTGTTGTGAAACATTTTCCAGGCCATGGAGATACTGCAACTGACTCCCACCTGGAATTACCAACAGTCAATAAAACATTAGAAGAACTTCAGCAGTTAGAACTAATCCCTTTCAAAGAAGCAATTCATGAAGGTGCAGATGTTGTAATGATTGCACATATTTTATTACCTGAAATTGATGAGAAAAACCCGTCCTCTATGTCTGAAGTGATCATTTCTGACATTTTGCGTAACCAGCTTCATTTTGAAGGTGTTGTGATGACTGATGATATGACAATGCAGGCTATAACAAATCACTACGATATTGGTTTAGCTTCGGTACAATCCATACGAGCAGGCAGTGACATTATTATGATTGCGCATAATTATGATAATGTTTCAACTGTAATGAAACATATTAAAGATGCTGTATCTACTGGAGAAATTTCAGAAGAACGAATAAATGAAAGTGTACTTCGTATTATACAATTAAAACAAAAATATAAGTTAGACGATAGCCTAACAAAACCTGTTGATATTGACTTGCTGAACAAGGAAATAAACAATGTATTAAATCGATATAAATAA
- the pgeF gene encoding peptidoglycan editing factor PgeF produces MKTKMYINDAEFFAGITLRDTIELEQNNMALHVCENEEDIVSNRMKLATLLKCNIDNFVCANQTHCANVHRVTSADKGRGARTAQTAIPNTDALYTFEPNILLGTFTADCVPIIFYHKEMGLVGVIHSGWQGTVQEIAYKVFKQLVELEECNPQGFQVVLGPALSQEIFEVDEDVYVRFRDLGYADEFIYYKSDTQKYHIDNQKTVKAQCEMAGIPSENILIDTTCTFLSDEGFSYRQDKKSGRHLSFIMRKSNEG; encoded by the coding sequence ATGAAAACAAAAATGTATATAAATGATGCAGAATTCTTTGCGGGTATTACGTTGAGGGACACAATAGAGCTAGAGCAAAATAATATGGCACTTCACGTTTGTGAAAATGAGGAAGACATTGTGAGTAATCGGATGAAACTCGCTACACTTCTGAAATGTAATATTGACAACTTTGTTTGCGCAAATCAAACGCATTGTGCAAATGTTCATAGAGTGACCTCTGCTGATAAAGGCCGTGGGGCAAGGACAGCTCAAACTGCCATTCCAAATACAGATGCACTGTATACGTTTGAACCTAATATTCTGCTTGGTACCTTTACGGCCGATTGTGTTCCCATCATTTTTTATCATAAAGAAATGGGACTTGTAGGCGTTATTCATTCAGGCTGGCAAGGAACCGTTCAAGAGATTGCTTATAAAGTGTTCAAACAATTAGTCGAGTTAGAAGAATGTAACCCTCAAGGCTTTCAAGTAGTTCTCGGCCCTGCATTGAGCCAGGAAATATTTGAAGTAGATGAAGATGTCTATGTGCGCTTTCGTGATCTAGGATATGCGGATGAGTTTATCTATTATAAAAGTGATACTCAAAAATATCATATTGATAATCAAAAAACAGTCAAAGCACAATGTGAAATGGCCGGCATTCCTTCAGAGAATATCTTAATTGATACGACATGTACCTTTTTAAGCGATGAAGGATTTTCTTATAGACAAGATAAAAAAAGTGGTAGGCATTTAAGCTTTATAATGCGAAAGAGTAACGAGGGATAA